One part of the Streptomyces sp. NBC_00286 genome encodes these proteins:
- a CDS encoding ABC transporter ATP-binding protein, translating to MAGPMARMMAGGGPDQQSMDFKGSGKRLLAQFRPERATMYGMLLAVFLSVGLSVLGPWILGRATDLVFAGVVGREMPEGATKAEVLESMRERGDGGVADMLSGTDFTPGKGIDFTAVGEVLGLALLAFTAAGLLMAVATRLVNRAVNMTVYRMREDVQTKLSRLPLSYFDQRQRGEVLSRATNDIDNIGQTLQQSMGQLVNSLLTIVGVLVMMFWVSPLLALVALVTVPLSYVVAKSVGKRSQPHFVQQWRSTGKLNAHIEEMYTGHTLVKVFGRQDESAAQFAEQNEKLYEAGFKAQFNSGIMQPLMMFVSNLNYVLVAVVGGLRVASGALSIGDVQAFIQYSRQFSMPLTQVASMANLVQSGIASAERIFELLDAEEQEADPVPGVRPEEVRGRVALENVSFRYDPEKPLIEDLSLKVEPGNTVAIVGPTGAGKTTLVNLLMRFYEVTGGRITLDGVDVAKMSRDELRAGIGMVLQDTWLFGGTIAENIAYGASREVTRGEIEEAARAAHADRFIRTLPDGYDTVIDDEGSGVSAGEKQLITIARAFLSDPVILVLDEATSSVDTRTEVLIQKAMAKLAHGRTSFVIAHRLSTIRDADTILVMENGAIVEQGAHEELLGAEGAYARLYQAQFAEAVVEVE from the coding sequence ATGGCCGGGCCCATGGCGCGGATGATGGCCGGGGGCGGCCCCGACCAGCAGTCGATGGACTTCAAGGGATCCGGGAAACGGCTGCTCGCTCAGTTCAGGCCCGAACGGGCCACGATGTACGGGATGTTGCTCGCCGTCTTCCTGAGTGTGGGCCTGTCGGTGCTGGGCCCGTGGATCCTCGGGCGGGCGACCGACCTGGTCTTCGCGGGCGTCGTCGGACGGGAGATGCCCGAGGGCGCCACGAAGGCCGAGGTGCTGGAGTCCATGCGAGAGCGGGGCGACGGCGGTGTGGCCGACATGCTCTCCGGTACGGATTTCACACCGGGCAAGGGCATCGACTTCACCGCGGTCGGTGAGGTACTGGGGCTCGCGCTACTGGCGTTCACGGCGGCCGGGCTGCTGATGGCCGTGGCGACGCGGCTGGTCAACCGGGCCGTCAACATGACCGTGTACCGGATGCGCGAGGACGTACAGACGAAGCTGTCGCGGCTGCCGCTGTCGTACTTCGACCAGCGGCAGCGCGGTGAGGTGCTCAGCCGGGCGACCAACGACATCGACAACATCGGTCAGACGCTTCAGCAGTCGATGGGCCAGCTCGTCAACTCGCTGCTCACCATCGTCGGCGTCCTGGTGATGATGTTCTGGGTGTCGCCGCTGCTGGCGCTGGTCGCGCTGGTGACGGTGCCGCTGTCGTACGTCGTCGCCAAGTCGGTCGGCAAGCGCTCGCAGCCGCACTTCGTGCAGCAGTGGCGATCCACCGGCAAGCTCAACGCGCACATCGAGGAGATGTACACCGGGCACACGCTCGTCAAGGTCTTCGGGCGGCAGGACGAGTCGGCGGCGCAGTTCGCGGAGCAGAACGAGAAGTTGTACGAGGCCGGGTTCAAGGCGCAGTTCAACAGCGGGATCATGCAGCCGCTGATGATGTTCGTGTCGAACCTCAACTATGTGCTGGTGGCGGTGGTCGGCGGACTCCGGGTCGCGTCCGGTGCGCTGTCGATCGGTGATGTGCAGGCCTTCATCCAGTACTCGCGGCAGTTCTCGATGCCGCTGACTCAGGTCGCGTCGATGGCGAACCTCGTGCAGTCGGGGATCGCGTCGGCGGAACGCATCTTCGAGCTGCTCGACGCGGAGGAGCAGGAGGCGGATCCCGTGCCCGGGGTTCGGCCGGAGGAAGTGCGGGGGCGGGTCGCGCTGGAGAACGTCTCCTTCCGCTACGACCCCGAGAAGCCGCTGATCGAGGACCTGTCCCTGAAGGTCGAGCCCGGCAACACGGTCGCCATCGTGGGCCCGACGGGGGCGGGCAAGACGACGCTGGTGAATCTGCTGATGCGGTTCTACGAGGTCACCGGTGGGCGGATCACGCTCGACGGCGTCGACGTCGCGAAGATGTCCCGCGACGAACTCCGGGCCGGGATCGGGATGGTGCTCCAGGACACGTGGCTGTTCGGGGGGACGATCGCGGAGAACATCGCGTACGGGGCCTCTCGCGAGGTGACGCGCGGGGAGATCGAGGAGGCGGCGCGGGCCGCGCATGCGGACCGGTTCATTCGTACGCTGCCGGATGGCTACGACACCGTGATCGATGACGAGGGGTCGGGGGTGAGCGCGGGTGAGAAGCAGCTGATCACGATCGCGCGGGCGTTCCTGTCCGATCCGGTGATCCTGGTGCTGGACGAGGCGACGAGCTCGGTCGACACCCGGACCGAGGTCCTGATCCAGAAGGCGATGGCGAAGCTGGCGCATGGGCGGACGTCGTTTGTGATCGCGCATCGGTTGTCGACGATTCGGGATGCGGACACGATTTTGGTGATGGAGAACGGGGCGATTGTGGAGCAGGGGGCTCACGAGGAGTTGTTGGGGGCGGAGGGGGCTTATGCGCGGCTGTATCAGGCGCAGTTTGCGGAGGCTGTGGTGGAGGTGGAGTGA
- a CDS encoding alpha/beta hydrolase: MPIDVHFRSGGITVAGHLYLPEDYKEGQKRAAVVTVAPGGGIKEQTSGRYARELRDRGFVALAFDHRSYGESEGFPRYDEDPFAKIEDIKNAVSYLRNRPEVDPDRIGAMGICGGGGYAPAAAATDRRIKAVATVSGVGDQRGVFHEQTGSDHGVLVAMLEACGAARQAFSRGDEPTYWPLIPGPEVENAFAPLKEAPDYYYDSTRGAHPRWENKTLAWSLEKQLTFSALDVVSLIAPHPLLLIVGTESTSRSHNEATYAAAAEPKELFLIDGASHLDLYDLDQYVKQAADKLAEFFSQSL; encoded by the coding sequence GTGCCTATCGACGTTCACTTTCGCAGCGGCGGTATCACTGTCGCGGGCCACCTCTACCTTCCGGAGGATTACAAGGAGGGTCAGAAGCGGGCCGCCGTGGTGACGGTGGCCCCGGGGGGCGGGATCAAGGAGCAGACTTCCGGTCGCTACGCCCGTGAATTGCGCGACCGGGGTTTCGTTGCCCTGGCCTTCGATCACCGGTCGTATGGCGAGAGCGAAGGCTTTCCCCGCTACGACGAGGACCCGTTCGCGAAGATCGAAGACATCAAGAACGCAGTGAGTTATCTCCGTAACCGCCCGGAGGTGGATCCGGACCGTATCGGCGCTATGGGCATTTGCGGCGGGGGTGGCTATGCGCCCGCCGCGGCAGCCACCGATCGCCGGATCAAGGCCGTCGCCACTGTGAGCGGAGTGGGGGATCAGCGTGGCGTGTTTCACGAGCAGACAGGTTCCGACCACGGTGTTCTGGTCGCCATGCTGGAGGCTTGCGGTGCGGCCAGGCAGGCGTTCTCACGCGGAGACGAACCCACGTATTGGCCCCTCATCCCGGGCCCGGAGGTCGAGAACGCGTTCGCTCCCCTCAAGGAAGCTCCGGACTACTACTACGACTCAACGCGCGGGGCTCACCCCCGATGGGAGAACAAGACGCTGGCCTGGTCGCTGGAGAAGCAGCTGACCTTTTCCGCATTGGATGTGGTCAGTCTCATCGCGCCACATCCCCTTCTGCTGATTGTCGGCACCGAATCCACCAGCCGGTCTCACAATGAAGCGACGTACGCGGCTGCCGCGGAACCCAAGGAGCTCTTCCTGATCGACGGGGCCTCGCACCTCGACCTGTACGATCTGGACCAGTACGTCAAGCAGGCAGCCGACAAATTGGCAGAGTTCTTCAGCCAGAGTCTGTGA
- a CDS encoding flavin reductase family protein, whose protein sequence is MNRSTPAATAPGGGQADDPGRFRHVLGHYPTGVTVVTATAPDDTLVGMVIGSFTSVSLDPPLVAFFAGRSSTTWPRIMAGGAFCVNVLAAGQEDLCRDVSAKAPDVFDRHPWRSAASGSPVLAGVVAWIDCDIADVWTLGDHYFVLGRVRELGVEKTGAAPLVFSQGRLAPLPPHRDHDDSTDYTWPDWI, encoded by the coding sequence GTGAACCGGTCGACGCCCGCCGCGACGGCGCCCGGCGGCGGCCAGGCGGACGACCCCGGCCGGTTCCGGCACGTGCTCGGCCACTACCCGACGGGTGTCACGGTGGTCACCGCGACCGCACCCGACGACACCCTGGTCGGCATGGTCATCGGCTCGTTCACCTCGGTGTCCCTGGACCCCCCGCTCGTCGCGTTCTTCGCCGGCCGCTCCTCCACGACCTGGCCCAGGATCATGGCCGGCGGCGCCTTCTGCGTGAACGTGCTGGCCGCCGGCCAGGAGGACCTCTGCCGGGACGTCAGCGCCAAGGCACCCGACGTCTTCGACCGCCACCCGTGGCGCAGCGCGGCCTCGGGCAGCCCCGTCCTGGCGGGCGTCGTCGCCTGGATCGACTGCGACATCGCCGACGTGTGGACCCTCGGCGACCACTACTTCGTCCTCGGCCGCGTCCGGGAACTCGGGGTGGAGAAGACCGGCGCCGCACCGCTGGTCTTCTCCCAGGGGCGGCTCGCCCCGTTGCCCCCACACCGGGACCACGACGACTCAACCGACTACACATGGCCCGACTGGATCTGA
- a CDS encoding TetR/AcrR family transcriptional regulator encodes MMSDSSASRARLLDAAASEFTAHGLAGARVARIASNAKLNKERIYAYFGDKERLFDAVMDQRHVEVMAAVPLDADDLPGYVGRLFDYIISHPDLMRLAAWKQLERPLGQGGKNIGSYQHALAPLTAARDEGRIDTTFNPVDLAVILYGLASAWHHIFAAQRDTDSGATDDVWSAQRLTEHREALIEVVRRLMTS; translated from the coding sequence ATGATGTCTGATTCCAGCGCGAGCAGAGCCCGGCTGCTCGACGCCGCCGCCTCCGAGTTCACCGCACATGGCTTGGCCGGCGCCAGGGTCGCTCGCATCGCGAGCAACGCCAAATTGAACAAGGAGCGCATCTACGCGTATTTCGGTGACAAGGAAAGGCTGTTCGACGCGGTGATGGACCAACGGCACGTCGAGGTGATGGCGGCAGTCCCGCTGGACGCCGACGATCTGCCGGGCTACGTAGGCCGCCTCTTCGACTACATCATCTCCCACCCGGACCTCATGCGGTTGGCCGCCTGGAAACAGCTTGAACGCCCCCTTGGCCAAGGCGGCAAGAATATCGGCTCTTACCAACACGCCCTCGCCCCGCTCACCGCCGCGCGGGACGAAGGGCGGATCGACACCACCTTCAACCCGGTCGACCTGGCCGTCATCCTGTACGGCCTGGCCAGCGCCTGGCATCACATCTTCGCTGCGCAACGCGATACCGACTCGGGGGCAACGGACGACGTCTGGTCGGCGCAGCGGCTCACCGAGCACCGTGAGGCGCTGATCGAGGTGGTGCGCAGGCTCATGACCAGCTGA
- a CDS encoding RNA polymerase sigma factor: MPESSERGRPERDGSSIPAVPLNVYGTDGGAAAESVREVPLPYASAAIILEVAPVQTQTLTQTETTTDAEADVIPAVPQQSRVAHHPETEAGGPPHDPDEPPAGAVGTTVVETEAPEQPPVETLPPRGRTADTGGPSSDLFRQYLREIGRIPLLTAAEEVELARRVEAGLFAEEKLARTPAPELNSQLALDLDKLVVMGRMAKRRLIEANLRLVVSVAKRYVGRGLTMLDLVQEGNLGLIRAVEKFDYARGYKFSTYATWWIRQAMSRALADQARTIRVPVHVVELINRVVRVQRRMLQERGYEPTPEEVAGQLDLPSERVSEVLRLAQEPVSLHAPVGEEDDVALGDLIEDGDATSPVESAAFLLLREHLEAVLSTLGERERKVVQLRYGLADGRPRTLEEIGRIFGVTRERIRQIESKTLNKLRDHAFADQLRGYLD; this comes from the coding sequence GTGCCTGAGTCCTCGGAGCGCGGCCGACCCGAACGCGACGGGTCCTCCATCCCCGCGGTTCCGCTCAACGTGTACGGGACGGATGGCGGCGCGGCCGCCGAGTCCGTTCGCGAAGTACCGCTGCCGTACGCCTCAGCAGCGATCATCCTGGAGGTCGCCCCCGTGCAGACCCAGACCCTGACCCAGACCGAGACCACGACGGACGCGGAGGCGGACGTCATCCCGGCGGTTCCGCAACAGAGCCGTGTCGCGCACCATCCCGAAACCGAGGCGGGAGGCCCGCCGCACGATCCCGACGAGCCGCCCGCCGGCGCCGTAGGGACGACGGTCGTCGAGACCGAGGCCCCCGAGCAGCCGCCCGTCGAGACGCTGCCACCCCGTGGCCGTACCGCCGACACCGGCGGCCCGTCCTCGGACCTCTTCCGCCAGTACCTGCGCGAGATCGGCCGTATCCCCCTCCTCACTGCCGCCGAGGAGGTCGAGCTCGCGCGCCGCGTCGAGGCGGGCCTCTTCGCCGAGGAGAAGCTGGCGCGCACCCCGGCTCCCGAGCTGAACAGCCAACTCGCCCTGGACCTCGACAAGTTGGTGGTCATGGGGCGGATGGCCAAGCGCCGCCTCATCGAGGCCAACCTGCGGCTCGTGGTCTCGGTCGCGAAGCGGTACGTGGGGCGCGGGCTCACCATGCTCGACCTCGTCCAGGAGGGAAACCTGGGCCTGATCAGGGCCGTCGAGAAGTTCGACTACGCCCGCGGCTACAAGTTCTCGACGTACGCGACCTGGTGGATACGCCAGGCCATGTCCCGTGCCCTGGCCGACCAGGCCCGGACCATACGAGTCCCCGTCCATGTCGTCGAACTGATCAACCGCGTCGTCCGCGTCCAGCGCCGCATGCTCCAGGAACGCGGCTACGAGCCGACCCCCGAGGAGGTCGCCGGCCAGCTCGACCTGCCCAGCGAGCGGGTCAGCGAGGTCCTGCGCCTGGCCCAGGAGCCCGTGTCCCTGCACGCGCCCGTGGGCGAGGAGGACGACGTCGCGCTCGGCGACCTGATCGAGGACGGCGACGCGACATCTCCCGTGGAGTCGGCGGCCTTCCTGTTGTTGCGGGAGCACCTGGAGGCGGTGCTGTCGACCCTGGGCGAACGTGAACGCAAGGTCGTTCAACTCCGCTACGGCCTCGCGGACGGGCGCCCGCGCACGCTGGAGGAGATCGGCCGCATCTTCGGCGTCACACGCGAACGAATCCGCCAGATCGAGTCAAAGACCCTGAACAAGCTCCGGGACCATGCGTTCGCGGACCAGCTGCGGGGTTACTTGGACTGA
- a CDS encoding FGGY family carbohydrate kinase codes for MGIVAGLDSSPDFTRIVVCDADSGAVLRQGYAPHPLDGAEGGRPSDVDPQAWLLSLGEAAGGGLLEGVQAIGVSAQQSALIPLDTQGNTVRPALVGGDKRAQVCAAELVDALGGREAWAQAVGTVPGAAQPVTKLRWMVKNEPDAALRTAMLMQAHDWLVWQLLGRPARRTTDRGDASGTGYWCAVNGAYRPDLVELALGHQALLPDVLGPAEAAGTTPEGLLISAGTGETMAAAFGLGIGLGDAVVSLGASGSVMAVHHEALVDPSGMITSLADATGMHLPVVTTLNAVRTLRGSAELLGLPDLESLSDLAMKSTPGAHGLVLLPYLEGERVPDLPHVAGTLAGLRRESMRPEHLARAAFEGMLCGLADALDVLRRRGVEVRRIFLLGPAAELPAVQACAPALLGTQVVVPQSADYAAIGAARQAAWALGASQGTLDPRQPPVWQGATAQILDPGDDVAVGAAVRQQYTSVRDQTHPGAVRL; via the coding sequence ATGGGGATAGTCGCCGGGCTGGACAGTTCGCCCGATTTCACTCGCATCGTCGTCTGCGACGCGGACAGCGGAGCCGTGCTCAGGCAGGGGTATGCCCCGCATCCGCTCGACGGCGCTGAGGGCGGTCGGCCCTCCGACGTGGACCCGCAGGCCTGGCTGCTGTCCCTGGGCGAAGCGGCGGGCGGCGGGCTCCTCGAAGGTGTCCAGGCCATCGGTGTGTCCGCGCAGCAGAGCGCGCTCATTCCGCTGGACACACAGGGCAATACGGTGCGTCCGGCGCTGGTCGGCGGGGACAAGCGGGCGCAGGTCTGCGCCGCCGAACTGGTCGACGCGCTCGGTGGCCGGGAGGCGTGGGCGCAGGCCGTGGGCACCGTGCCGGGGGCGGCACAGCCGGTGACGAAGCTGCGCTGGATGGTGAAGAACGAGCCGGATGCCGCGTTGCGGACGGCCATGCTCATGCAGGCGCACGACTGGCTGGTGTGGCAGTTGCTGGGCAGACCGGCCCGCCGGACCACGGACCGGGGCGATGCCTCGGGTACGGGGTACTGGTGCGCGGTGAACGGTGCGTACCGGCCCGATCTGGTCGAGCTGGCACTGGGGCATCAGGCGCTGCTGCCGGATGTGCTCGGTCCGGCGGAGGCCGCGGGGACGACGCCCGAGGGGCTGCTGATCTCGGCGGGGACCGGCGAGACGATGGCCGCGGCGTTCGGCCTGGGGATCGGGCTCGGGGACGCGGTGGTGTCGCTCGGCGCCTCCGGGTCCGTGATGGCCGTACACCATGAGGCGCTGGTCGATCCGTCCGGGATGATCACCTCGCTCGCGGACGCGACGGGGATGCATCTGCCGGTCGTCACCACCCTGAATGCCGTACGGACACTGCGCGGGAGTGCCGAACTCCTCGGGCTGCCCGACCTGGAGAGCCTGTCGGACCTGGCGATGAAGTCGACGCCGGGCGCCCATGGACTCGTACTGCTGCCGTATCTGGAGGGCGAGCGGGTGCCCGATCTGCCGCATGTGGCGGGGACGTTGGCGGGGTTGCGGCGGGAGTCGATGCGGCCCGAGCATCTGGCGCGGGCGGCGTTCGAGGGCATGTTGTGCGGGCTCGCGGACGCGCTGGACGTGCTGCGTCGGCGGGGAGTTGAGGTGCGGCGGATCTTTCTGCTGGGTCCTGCCGCCGAGTTGCCGGCCGTGCAGGCTTGCGCGCCCGCGCTGCTCGGCACGCAGGTTGTGGTGCCGCAGTCCGCCGACTACGCGGCGATCGGCGCGGCGCGGCAGGCCGCCTGGGCGCTCGGCGCCTCGCAGGGCACCCTCGATCCGCGGCAGCCGCCCGTCTGGCAGGGCGCGACCGCGCAGATCCTGGACCCCGGTGACGATGTGGCGGTGGGGGCGGCGGTGCGGCAGCAGTACACGTCGGTACGGGACCAGACGCACCCGGGCGCGGTCAGGCTCTGA
- a CDS encoding ABC transporter ATP-binding protein has translation MLIRLLRAHLRPYKKAIALLVLLQFLQTCATLYLPTLNADIIDDGVVKGDTGYILTFGALMIGISLVQVVCNIGAVYYGARTASAVGRDIRAGVFDRVQSFSAREVGRFGAPSLITRTTNDVQQVQMLALMTFTLMVSAPIMCVGGIVMALGLDVQLSGVLVAVVPVLGISVTLIVRRLRPLFRTMQERLDNVNRVLREQITGNRVIRAFVRDTYEEERFRKANVELTEVSLGTGRILALMFPIVMTVVNVSSIAVVWFGAHRIDSGGMQIGALTAFLAYLMQIVMAVMMATFMFMMVPRAEVCAERIQEVLDTESSVVPPKAPVRELRRHGHLEVRGAGFRYPGAEEPVLKSIDLVARPGETTAVIGSTGSGKSTLLGLVPRLFDATDGEVLVDGVDVRTLEPRLLARTVGLVPQKPYLFAGTVATNLRYGNPAATDEELWHALEVAQAKDFVQRLENGLDSPIAQGGTNVSGGQRQRLAIARTLVQRPEIYLFDDSFSALDYATDAALRTALARETAEATVVIVAQRVSTIRDADRIVVLDEGRVVGTGRHHELMADNECYREIVLSQLTEAEAA, from the coding sequence GTGCTCATACGACTCCTGCGTGCCCATCTCAGGCCGTACAAGAAGGCCATCGCCTTACTGGTGCTGCTGCAGTTCCTCCAGACCTGCGCCACCCTCTATCTGCCCACCCTGAACGCGGACATCATCGACGACGGTGTGGTGAAGGGGGACACGGGCTACATCCTGACGTTCGGCGCGTTGATGATCGGCATCTCGCTGGTGCAGGTCGTCTGCAATATCGGGGCCGTCTATTACGGGGCTCGTACGGCCTCGGCGGTCGGCCGGGACATCCGGGCCGGCGTCTTCGACCGGGTGCAGTCGTTCTCCGCGCGTGAGGTCGGCCGCTTCGGGGCGCCGTCGCTGATCACCCGCACCACGAACGATGTGCAGCAGGTGCAGATGCTGGCCCTGATGACGTTCACGCTGATGGTGTCGGCGCCCATCATGTGCGTGGGCGGCATCGTCATGGCGCTCGGTCTGGACGTACAGCTGTCCGGAGTGCTCGTCGCCGTCGTGCCTGTCCTCGGTATCAGCGTGACGTTGATCGTGCGGCGGCTGCGCCCGCTGTTCCGCACCATGCAGGAGCGGCTCGACAACGTGAACCGGGTGCTGCGCGAGCAGATCACCGGCAACCGCGTCATCCGCGCCTTCGTCCGGGACACCTACGAGGAGGAGCGCTTCCGTAAGGCCAACGTCGAGCTCACCGAGGTGTCGCTGGGCACCGGGCGGATTCTGGCGCTGATGTTCCCGATCGTCATGACGGTGGTGAACGTCTCGTCGATCGCGGTGGTGTGGTTCGGTGCGCACCGTATCGACAGCGGCGGGATGCAGATCGGGGCGCTGACCGCGTTCCTCGCCTATCTGATGCAGATCGTGATGGCCGTGATGATGGCCACCTTCATGTTCATGATGGTGCCGCGTGCCGAGGTCTGCGCCGAGCGCATCCAAGAGGTCCTGGACACGGAGAGCAGTGTCGTGCCTCCGAAGGCGCCTGTACGGGAACTGCGGCGGCACGGTCATCTGGAGGTGCGCGGGGCCGGTTTCCGTTACCCCGGCGCCGAGGAGCCGGTGCTGAAGTCCATCGACCTGGTGGCGCGGCCCGGTGAGACGACCGCGGTGATCGGGTCGACCGGCAGCGGCAAGTCGACGCTTCTCGGGCTGGTCCCGCGGCTTTTCGACGCCACGGACGGTGAGGTCCTCGTCGACGGCGTGGACGTACGGACCCTTGAACCGCGGCTGCTGGCGCGGACCGTGGGCCTCGTACCGCAGAAGCCGTATCTCTTCGCGGGCACGGTGGCCACGAACCTGCGGTACGGGAATCCGGCCGCGACCGACGAGGAGCTGTGGCACGCGCTGGAGGTGGCGCAGGCCAAGGACTTCGTGCAGCGGTTGGAGAACGGGCTCGACTCCCCCATCGCGCAGGGCGGCACGAATGTGTCGGGCGGTCAGCGGCAGCGGCTCGCGATCGCCCGAACCCTCGTACAGCGCCCGGAGATCTACCTCTTCGACGACTCGTTCTCCGCGCTCGACTACGCGACGGACGCGGCCCTGCGTACGGCGCTGGCGCGGGAGACCGCCGAGGCGACCGTCGTGATCGTCGCGCAACGCGTGTCGACCATCCGTGACGCCGACCGGATCGTCGTACTCGACGAGGGGCGGGTCGTGGGGACGGGCCGCCACCACGAGCTGATGGCGGACAACGAGTGCTACCGGGAGATCGTGCTCTCCCAGCTGACGGAAGCGGAGGCAGCCTGA
- a CDS encoding YtxH domain-containing protein, with translation MRYRLTFVAGLALGYVLGTRAGRERYEQLKKSAREIAQNPAVRNTAESAAQQGRQFAGKAYHVVSERVGDRVPDSVAERVRHLRERNTNGAAAHDDWGTSNT, from the coding sequence ATGCGCTATCGACTGACGTTCGTTGCCGGACTGGCCCTGGGGTACGTCCTGGGCACACGAGCCGGGCGTGAGCGTTACGAGCAGTTGAAGAAGTCCGCGCGGGAGATCGCGCAGAACCCCGCGGTGCGCAACACCGCCGAGTCGGCCGCCCAGCAGGGCCGGCAGTTCGCGGGCAAGGCCTACCACGTGGTGAGCGAGCGGGTCGGTGACCGTGTCCCGGACTCGGTGGCCGAGCGCGTACGGCATCTGCGCGAGCGGAACACGAACGGAGCGGCGGCTCACGACGACTGGGGCACCAGCAACACGTAG
- a CDS encoding acyl-CoA synthetase → MRNQGLGSWPARRARMAPETTAVVHDGGSLSYGELAARVTRLAHALRALGVGHGDRVAYLGANHPALAETLFATSALGAVFVPLNTRLAAPELAFILGDSGASVLVFGAELTDVVDAFRDDAEVKHYVEVGTAYEELLASAPDDPLDETVGLEEVCMIQYTSGTSGRPKGVMLTHANIAWNCFNILLDVDITTDDVALVVAPMFHTAALNTVFLPGFLKGGTSVLMRGFDPERVLAVIAEHRVTRMFGVPAMYQAMARSPRWATADLSSIRILMCAAAPVPKALIHTYQDRGLTFLQAYGLTETAPAALGLRERDSIRKAGSAGTPCFFTDVRVVRPDLTDVAPGEVGEVIIEGLNVMKGYWQWPEATKDAFVEGSWFRSGDAATVDEEGYVTIVDRIKDMYISGGENVYPAEVEQLLYQHPAVAECAVIGVPDERWGEVGRALVVPRAGSDVSPDDIMDSLSGRLAKYKLPKSVVLVDTLPRNATGKILKARLRSQYGSVPARGAEEA, encoded by the coding sequence ATGCGCAATCAAGGGCTCGGCTCGTGGCCCGCGCGGCGCGCCCGCATGGCACCAGAGACCACCGCCGTCGTGCACGACGGTGGATCCCTGTCCTACGGAGAGCTGGCCGCGCGCGTGACGCGGCTCGCTCACGCCCTGCGTGCCCTGGGGGTCGGACACGGCGACCGGGTGGCCTACCTCGGCGCGAACCATCCGGCCCTGGCGGAAACCCTGTTCGCCACGAGCGCGCTGGGCGCCGTCTTCGTCCCGCTCAACACCCGCCTCGCGGCACCCGAATTGGCCTTCATCCTGGGCGACTCGGGAGCGTCGGTGCTGGTGTTCGGGGCCGAACTCACCGACGTCGTCGACGCGTTCAGGGACGACGCCGAGGTGAAGCACTACGTCGAGGTGGGGACGGCGTACGAGGAGCTACTCGCGAGCGCGCCGGACGACCCCCTGGACGAGACGGTCGGCCTGGAGGAAGTGTGCATGATCCAGTACACCTCCGGCACCAGCGGCCGTCCCAAGGGCGTCATGCTCACCCACGCCAACATCGCCTGGAACTGCTTCAACATCCTGCTGGACGTGGACATCACCACCGACGACGTCGCTCTGGTGGTGGCACCGATGTTCCACACCGCCGCCCTCAACACCGTCTTCCTACCGGGCTTCCTCAAAGGAGGGACGTCGGTGCTGATGCGCGGCTTCGACCCGGAACGGGTGCTCGCCGTCATCGCCGAGCACCGGGTGACAAGGATGTTCGGCGTGCCCGCGATGTACCAGGCCATGGCCCGGTCGCCGCGGTGGGCGACGGCCGACCTGTCGTCGATCCGGATCCTGATGTGCGCGGCGGCACCCGTACCCAAGGCCCTCATCCACACGTACCAGGACCGTGGCCTGACCTTCCTCCAGGCGTACGGCCTGACCGAGACCGCTCCCGCCGCGCTGGGACTGCGCGAGCGGGACAGCATCCGCAAGGCCGGCTCGGCCGGCACGCCCTGCTTCTTCACCGACGTACGCGTGGTGCGCCCCGACCTCACCGATGTCGCACCGGGCGAGGTCGGCGAGGTGATCATCGAGGGCCTCAACGTGATGAAGGGCTACTGGCAGTGGCCCGAAGCGACCAAGGACGCCTTCGTCGAAGGAAGTTGGTTCCGCTCCGGGGATGCGGCCACCGTCGACGAGGAGGGGTACGTCACGATCGTCGACCGGATCAAGGACATGTACATCTCCGGCGGAGAGAACGTCTATCCGGCCGAGGTCGAGCAACTCCTCTACCAGCATCCCGCGGTCGCCGAATGCGCGGTGATCGGCGTACCCGACGAACGATGGGGCGAAGTGGGCAGAGCGCTGGTCGTGCCCCGCGCGGGCTCCGACGTGTCGCCCGACGACATCATGGACTCCCTGTCCGGCCGACTCGCCAAGTACAAGCTCCCCAAGTCGGTCGTCCTCGTCGACACCCTGCCCCGCAACGCCACCGGCAAGATCCTCAAGGCCCGCCTGCGCAGCCAGTACGGCTCCGTGCCGGCCCGCGGCGCCGAGGAGGCATGA